The Methanococcoides methylutens genome segment GACATATTTGATCGTTCTTGGCTTCTCAACGAGGCAGTTACCTTCCTTGGAAGCTACCTTCAGGACAGAAGCTACCGCATGGTAAGTAAAAGCACACGGAATTGCGAGAGTATCCGCATCCAATGTGACCTCCTGAATAGCGATCTTCTTGTATTCGCCGGCACGGAGTTCTACATCCTCCTCGGAGATCATCATCCCCCACTTCGCACGGGTGGCGATAGTGAATTCATAGGGTGCGGCCTTGAAC includes the following:
- a CDS encoding DUF22 domain-containing protein, whose amino-acid sequence is MSTETIQVVARKDGELISKKFKAAPYEFTIATRAKWGMMISEEDVELRAGEYKKIAIQEVTLDADTLAIPCAFTYHAVASVLKVASKEGNCLVEKPRTIKYVYVFGQETGKVRAGDLLGVLNIFPIMFTREAMKPVLIK